The Microbacterium maritypicum genome contains a region encoding:
- a CDS encoding RNA polymerase sigma factor, with product MHLRSRRRKREPLDGARPIHSVTTDSEIIQRSLQQPAAFADLFDRHARAVNAFATYRVGRHAAEDVLSETFLVAFRRRADFDTDVESAAPWLLGIASRLIRRHRAMEARQWRSFAASISQQEHSSLGGLEDAMSRVDAEREVEMLRARIAALAPRDRETLLLYAWQGMSYDEVAAALGVPVGTVRSRLNRVRRRLDPTRRIQAFEQQQKKGETLGRV from the coding sequence GTGCATCTGAGAAGTCGTCGAAGAAAGCGTGAACCGCTCGACGGCGCACGGCCAATACATAGCGTGACCACAGACAGCGAGATCATCCAACGGTCTCTCCAGCAGCCGGCGGCGTTCGCCGACCTCTTCGACAGACATGCGCGCGCGGTCAACGCGTTCGCGACGTATCGCGTCGGCCGGCATGCGGCGGAAGACGTGCTGAGCGAGACCTTCCTCGTCGCGTTCCGCAGACGCGCCGACTTCGACACGGACGTCGAATCGGCCGCGCCGTGGCTTCTCGGCATCGCCTCGCGTCTGATCCGGCGGCACCGTGCGATGGAGGCCAGACAGTGGAGGTCGTTCGCGGCGTCCATCTCGCAGCAGGAGCACTCATCGCTCGGCGGCCTGGAGGACGCGATGTCTCGCGTCGATGCCGAACGCGAGGTCGAAATGCTGAGAGCACGTATCGCAGCGCTCGCGCCGAGAGACCGGGAGACGCTCCTGCTCTATGCCTGGCAAGGGATGAGCTACGACGAAGTCGCGGCGGCTCTCGGCGTTCCCGTGGGCACCGTGCGATCACGTTTGAACCGGGTCCGCAGACGGTTGGACCCGACCCGCAGGATTCAGGCATTCGAGCAGCAGCAGAAGAAGGGAGAGACCCTTGGACGTGTTTGA
- a CDS encoding GNAT family N-acetyltransferase: MTIEVRPATVFDDVATLVGPKNPTSNVCFCLSYRIGSKENVALKGSARAARVRELCHQDPPPGVVAYLDDEPVGWAAVHPRRETSFARNRLIPHIDDLDVWSLWCFRVRPGYRKQGISHALIDGAVAYAKERGAPAIEGYPVDNGGEKVNLTMAYVGTRTLFESAGFVKAADTGSVLDGFPRVLMRLDLGASEKSSKKA; the protein is encoded by the coding sequence ATGACCATCGAGGTTCGACCGGCGACGGTGTTCGACGACGTCGCCACGCTCGTCGGGCCGAAGAACCCGACGTCGAACGTCTGCTTCTGCCTCAGCTATCGCATCGGCAGCAAAGAGAACGTGGCGCTGAAGGGGAGCGCTCGCGCCGCCCGCGTGCGCGAGCTGTGCCATCAGGACCCTCCGCCCGGCGTGGTCGCGTATCTCGACGACGAACCGGTCGGGTGGGCCGCCGTGCATCCCCGACGGGAGACGAGCTTCGCTCGAAATCGGCTGATCCCGCACATCGACGACCTCGATGTGTGGTCGCTGTGGTGCTTCCGCGTGCGTCCGGGGTACCGCAAGCAGGGCATCTCCCACGCCCTGATCGACGGTGCGGTCGCATACGCGAAGGAGCGCGGCGCGCCCGCCATCGAGGGCTATCCGGTGGACAACGGCGGGGAGAAGGTGAACCTGACGATGGCGTACGTCGGCACGCGAACCCTGTTCGAGAGCGCGGGCTTTGTGAAGGCGGCAGACACCGGGTCTGTGCTCGACGGGTTCCCTCGAGTGCTCATGAGGCTCGATCTGGGTGCATCTGAGAAGTCGTCGAAGAAAGCGTGA